The genomic window ACGGGCCCCGGGACCTCTGGTCCTAGGTCGTGTCTTCGAAGTGGCGTCGTCCGCCCGAAGGGCGGGCCCGGCGGCGTCTGCTGGTGCGGGCGATCGCAAGGCGGAGGAGGGGGGAGTCCATGCGGTGGGGGCACCTCCCGTGCCCGAAGGGCTACGGGGGTGGGGGCACCTCCCAGGCGCGAACTCTGGGGGAGCGTGCCGGACGCCGCCGAGCAGACGGGACTGTGAACGACCGAGGGCTCGGGCCCCGGGCTACCCCTTGCGCAGCACCGTCACGACGGCCGCCCCGCCGAGCCCGATGTTGTGCGCGAGGCCCGTGCGGGCGCCGGGGACCTGTCGGGCGCCCGCCTCCCCCCGTAGCTGCCAGGTGAGTTCGGCGGCCTGGGCGAGTCCGGTCGCGCCCAGCGGGTGGCCCTTGGAGATCAGCCCGCCGGACGGGTTGACCACCCATCGGCCGCCGTGCGTCGTGGCCCCCGACTCGACGAGCTTCCCGGACTCGCCGTCCGCGCACATGCCGAGCGCCTCGTACGTCAGCAGCTCGTTGACGGAGAAGCAGTCGTGCAGCTCGATGACGTCGATGTCCTCGATGCCGAGCCCGGACGCCTCGTACGCCTGCCGGGCGGCCGCCCGCGACATGGGCCGGCCGACGACGTCGATGCAGGAGCCGGAGGCGAAGGAGTCGGCGGTGTCGGTGGTCATGGCCTGCGCGGCGATCTCCACGGCCTTGTCGTGCAGGCCGTGTTCGACGACGAACCGCTCGGAGACGACGAGCGCCGCGGCGGCCCCGTCGGAGGTCGGCGAGCACTGGAGCTTGGTGAGCGGCCGGTGGACGGTCCTGGCGGCGAGGATCTCGTCGGTCTCGTACACGTCCCGGAACTGGGCGTTGGGGTTGTCCGCCGAGTGCCGGTGGTTCTTGGCGGCGACGGCGGCGAGCTGCCGCTCGGTGGTGCCGTGGCGCTCCATGTGCTCGCGCGCCGCGTTGCCGAAGATCTGGGCGGTGGGCGGGGTCATCTCGAAGCCGTGCGCGGCGGCCATGACGCCGTAGTGCCGGGCGACGGGTGACGTGGAGAAGTCGCCCCCGTCCGCCCCTCCCCCGAGCGCGCCCCTCTTCATCTTCTCGAAGCCGAGCGCCAGGACGCAGTCGCTGATCCCGCCCGCGACGAACTGCCGCGCCATCATCAGCGCGGTCGAGCCGGTCGCGCAGTTGTTGTTGACGTTGTAGACGGGGACGCCGGTGAGGCCGAGTTCGTACGCGGCGCGCTGGCCGGCGGTCGAGGGCTGGAAGCAGTAGCCGACGGGCACCTGCTCGACCAGCCCGTAGGGGACGCCGGCGTCGTCGAGCGCGGCGGTGCCGGCCTCCCTGGCCATGTCCCAGTACTGCCAGTCCCGGGTCTCGGGCTTCTCGAACTTCGTCATCCCGACACCGACGATGTAGCTCTTCATCCTCTTCCTCTCAGTCCCTGGGCAGGCCGAGGATCCGCTCGGCGACGACATTGCGCTGGACCTGGGTGGTGCCGCCCGCGATGGTCAGGCAGCGGGACATCAGCAGCCCGTGGACGGCCCGCTCGCCGGCGCCCTCGCGGACCGCGCCGGCGGGCCCGAGGAGTTCCAGGGCGAGTTCGGCGACCTGCTGCTGGTGCGGGGTCTGGACGAGTTTGCGTACGGAGGCGTCGGGGCCGGGCTCCGCGCCGTCGACCTGCTGGAGGGTGGTGCGCAGTCCGATGCAGGCGAGGGCGTGCGCCTCGGCGGCGAGGGCGCCGATCCGGGCGCGGTGGGTGTCGTCGAGGCCGGGCGCCCGGGCGAGCAGCTCCTCCAGGCCGGTGTCGAAGCTCAGCTGGTCGGCCATGTGGACCCGTTCGTTGCCGAGCGTGTTGCGGGCGACGCGCCAGCCGTCGCCGACCGCGCCGACGACGGCGTCGGCGGGCAGCAGCGCGCCGTCGAAGTACACCTCGTTGAAGAGGGATTCGCCGGTGATCTCCTTCAGCGGGCGGATGTCGATGCCGTCGGTGGTCTTCATGTCGACGACGAAGTAGGTGAGGCCCTTGTGCCGGGGGGCGTCGGGGTCGGTGCGGGCGAGGAGGATGCCGTGGTCGGCCCACTGGGCGGCGCTCGTCCACACCTTCTGGCCGGTGATCCGCCAGCGGCCGTCGGGGGTGCGCTCGGCCCGGGTGCGCAGGCTCGCGAGGTCGGAGCCGGCGCCGGGTTCGCTGAAGAGCTGGCACCAGAGCAGTTCGCCGCGCAGGGTCGCGGGCAGATAGCGGTCCTTCTGCTCCTGGGTGCCGTAGGCGATGAGGGACGGGACGACCCAGGTCGCGACGGAAAGGTCGCTCACCCTGACGCCGGCCGCCCGCATCTCCTGCTCGACGGCGAGCTGCTGGAGGGGTCCGGCGCCGAGTCCGTACGGGGGCGGGAGGTGCGGGGCGGCGTAGCCGGTGGGGGCGAGGACGCGCCGGGCGGCCGCGGGCTGCGCGCCGCGGACGGGGGCGAGGGCGGCACGGGCGGCCGTGCGATGGGGCTCGGCCTCCGGCGGCAGTTCCAGGCGCAGTTCCCGGCGGGCGCCCGCCGCTGCGAGCCGGACCGCCCGGAGCCGGTGGGTGTCGCCGGGTCCGAGGAGCTGGCGGGCGACGAGGGCCCGGCGCAGATGCAGATGGGCGTCGTGCTCCCAGGTGAAGCCGATGCCGCCGAGGATCTGGATGCAGTCCTTGGCGCAGCTGTACGCGGCGTCGAGCGCGGTCGCTGCGGCGAGCGCGGCGGTGAGGCCCCGCACCGGCGGCGGCTCGTCGGCGGCGCGGGCCGCGTCCCAGGTGAGCGCCCGTGCCTGGGCGAGGCGTACGAGCATGTCCGCGCACAGGTGCTTGACCGCCTGGAACTGCCCGATGGGGCGCCCGAACTGCTCGCGCACCTTCGCGTACGCGGTGGCGGTGGCCAGCGCCCAGGAGGCGGTGCCGCAGGCGTCCGCCGCGAACAGCACGGCGGCGAGGTCGGGTACGAGGCCGGGGTCGACGTCCAGCCGCCGGTCGGGGGGCGCGGTGAAGGCGTGCGCGGTGACCTCGGCGGTGGGGCGGGTCGGGTCGGCGCTCTCGTGGCCGCGTATCGATCCGGGTACCGCGAGGTCCGCGGCGTCCACGGCGAACCAGCCGGAGGTGGTCCCGAGGACGAGCAGATCGGCGTGGCCGCCGCCGAGCACGGGCGGCGCGGTCCCGTCGAGCCGGTGGCCGCCGTCCGGGGTCGGGACCGCGGTGATCGTCCCCGGGCCGAGGGCGACGGCGCCGATCCGCTCCCCGTCCGCGAGCGTCCGCGCCAGATCGCCGCGCCCGGCCCGGGCGAGCACGGCGGAGGCGAGCGCGCTGGGAAGGTATGGCCCTGGCAGCGCGGCCCGCCCGGCCTCCTCCAGGACGACCGCGAGGTCGAGGAGGGTTCCGCCCCCGCCGCCGTACTCCTCGGGCAGGTGCGGTCCGAGGAGTCCCTGCTCGGCCGCCCCGTCCCAGTACGCGGGCCGCCCGGCGTCCGCGCTGCCGGGTGCGTCGAGGAGTTTCCGTACGGCTTCGGGCGGTACGGCCCGCGCGAGCCAGCGGCGTACGGAGTCCGCCAACTCGCCGTGCTCCTGGGTGATTCCGATGCTTCCGGTGACTGCGGCGCTGGTGCTCCCCATGGGCGGCAGACTAGAACACGTTCCAATCTGACGGAAGGTCAGACGAGGGGAGAGGGACGGACGGCGGCACGGAACCTCGCGAACGCCCCGTACGTCCCAGGACCGTTCGGGAGGACATACCGGTGTGGCCGGGGGGGTGGGGTCCGTGCTGGCGAGACGTACGGTGCTGGGGGCCGCGGTGGTGGCGCTGCTGACCGCCTGCGGGGCCGAGGAAGGCCCGCCGGGCGACGCCGCGCGCATCGACGGACAGCTCGTGGCACGGCTGCGGGAGGGCGACGCCGAAGCCGTGGCACAGGCCGTGAACGCCTTCGGCTTCGACCTGCTCAAGGAGGCCGACGGATCGCGGCTCCGCAACACCGTGACCTCCCCGGTGTCGGTCGCGGTGCTCCTCGCGATGGTCCTCGCCGGGGCCGACGGCGACACCGCGCGCGACATGGCCCGCACCCTGCACCTCCCGCATGCGCGCGACGTGCGCTCGGGCGCCCTGCTGCGGATGCTGGCGGACACCGACGACGTGACGCTCTCCGTGGCGAACGCCCTGTGGGCCGCGCACGGCACACCGCTGCGGAAGGACTACCTCGACTTCGTCACCGGCGCGTTCGGTGCGACGGCGAAGGAAGCCGATCTGGCGGCGCAGCGCACGGCCGACGAGATCGACCGGTGGGCGAGCGAC from Streptomyces sp. FIT100 includes these protein-coding regions:
- a CDS encoding lipid-transfer protein codes for the protein MKSYIVGVGMTKFEKPETRDWQYWDMAREAGTAALDDAGVPYGLVEQVPVGYCFQPSTAGQRAAYELGLTGVPVYNVNNNCATGSTALMMARQFVAGGISDCVLALGFEKMKRGALGGGADGGDFSTSPVARHYGVMAAAHGFEMTPPTAQIFGNAAREHMERHGTTERQLAAVAAKNHRHSADNPNAQFRDVYETDEILAARTVHRPLTKLQCSPTSDGAAAALVVSERFVVEHGLHDKAVEIAAQAMTTDTADSFASGSCIDVVGRPMSRAAARQAYEASGLGIEDIDVIELHDCFSVNELLTYEALGMCADGESGKLVESGATTHGGRWVVNPSGGLISKGHPLGATGLAQAAELTWQLRGEAGARQVPGARTGLAHNIGLGGAAVVTVLRKG
- a CDS encoding acyl-CoA dehydrogenase, producing the protein MGSTSAAVTGSIGITQEHGELADSVRRWLARAVPPEAVRKLLDAPGSADAGRPAYWDGAAEQGLLGPHLPEEYGGGGGTLLDLAVVLEEAGRAALPGPYLPSALASAVLARAGRGDLARTLADGERIGAVALGPGTITAVPTPDGGHRLDGTAPPVLGGGHADLLVLGTTSGWFAVDAADLAVPGSIRGHESADPTRPTAEVTAHAFTAPPDRRLDVDPGLVPDLAAVLFAADACGTASWALATATAYAKVREQFGRPIGQFQAVKHLCADMLVRLAQARALTWDAARAADEPPPVRGLTAALAAATALDAAYSCAKDCIQILGGIGFTWEHDAHLHLRRALVARQLLGPGDTHRLRAVRLAAAGARRELRLELPPEAEPHRTAARAALAPVRGAQPAAARRVLAPTGYAAPHLPPPYGLGAGPLQQLAVEQEMRAAGVRVSDLSVATWVVPSLIAYGTQEQKDRYLPATLRGELLWCQLFSEPGAGSDLASLRTRAERTPDGRWRITGQKVWTSAAQWADHGILLARTDPDAPRHKGLTYFVVDMKTTDGIDIRPLKEITGESLFNEVYFDGALLPADAVVGAVGDGWRVARNTLGNERVHMADQLSFDTGLEELLARAPGLDDTHRARIGALAAEAHALACIGLRTTLQQVDGAEPGPDASVRKLVQTPHQQQVAELALELLGPAGAVREGAGERAVHGLLMSRCLTIAGGTTQVQRNVVAERILGLPRD